The DNA window CCGCTCCTCCAGCGCCAGCTCCTGCTCCAGACGCTCGCGCGCGCAGCTCATACTCTGCGTGTGGCGCTGCAGCACCGCGTTCTGCTCCTCGAAGGCCACGTTCATCTTCCGCAGGCGCCGCAACTCTGCCTCGCGTGCTACGGGACGGTAGTCAGAGCCCAGGGCTGCCCCGGAGGGCGCGCTACACCCACGCCATTCCTGGCCCCACCTCTGACCCCCATCCCGCCTCCATGCCTGCCAAAATCTCACCTTTGTTTTGGTCCAAAAACTCTTCAGTGAAGATGGGGACATCGAAGGTGGAAAAGCCATCACAGTCCACACCCTGGGACAAGGCAATGAGTTTAGTGGGGACCACTTCTCTGGAACCTGGGAGGGTCTCCTGGACCACTTTCCTTGGCTGTGCAgcctgcttttattttgttttgttttgatttctatctGTGTATGccatatgcatgcagtacccGCAGTGGCCAGAGGAGGGCAGCACATACCCCAGCGCTgactgtgaactgccatgtgggtaccagggataGAACACCCGGCTTCTGCAGAGAAGCAGGTGTTCCTAACCTGAGCCACACTGGGCTACATACCAAGCAAACCACTCGATGCACAGGTTTACTCTCGGGGTTGGCGTTTTTTCCTGTCATGTTTATGGTTCTTTTGTtagatttgttttttgagacagggtttctctgtgtagccctggctgtcctggaactcacagagatatattgcctctgcctcctgagtgctgggactaaatgccaggattaaaagcatgcactaaCACTGCTGGGCtcatgggtttcttttcttttttcttttctttttttttccgagacagggtttctctgtggctttggagcctgtcctggaactagctcttatagtccaggctggttttgaactcacagaaatccgactgcctcccgagtgctaggagtaaaggcgaaggcgagcgccaccaacgcccagcaggctcatgttttgacacagggtcttactctgtttCAGGCAGGCTTCAAACCTGCCGCAATTCTCCCACCATaagctcccaagtactgggaacataggtgtgtgccaccatgcccacctcaGCAACAGTCAATCACAGGGAGAGCTGAAGCTCAGTGTATGGAGCACTCTCCAGCACAAAGCTCTGGGATGTCCCACCATGCCTGTCATCCCCGAACTGGAAAAATTTGAGGCAGAAaaattgggagttcaaggccatcctcagccacacagttcaaagctagcctgggctacataaggctctctctcaaatttaaaaaaaaaaaaattcaattggtttgagtgtgtgtgtgtgtgtgtgtgtgtgtgtgtgtgtgtgttggtggagcCATGGGCCTTCTGCATGCTGGGCCACAATTTCACCACTAAGCCACACCCATCCCAGGGTTGCTGTGTCCCCACAGTGGCCTTGCCTCTGACTTTGGAGCCCATCTTGCTTGGAAGTGGTCATGGTCACTTCCTCCTCTGAACATGGTTCTCACTAGCTTGAAACATTCATGTCTTCTCCCCAAGTACTTCTGGCCAGGGAGCCGCCTTACCTTGTGCCCATTCAGGAGCGTGTTCATGAGCCCAGAGCCGGAGTCCTCTGGTGGATAGGGAGGAGGGTGGGTCAGCCAGGGTTCCGGAGAGTCTCCCATCCTCTCAGGTAGGCCTGGTCCCCTCCCAGGCCAGGGTCAAGATCTGTGACCCTGTCCGATCCTAGGTAAACCTGTGTGCTGTGCCCGTTGGGTTTGGGGGTGCTGGGCACCTCAAAACAGGCCCACGGCCTACTcacccttttttattttgttttcttggatctTCTCTGTGCAGACCTTATAGGCCTCCGACTGCTGATATGCCCACAGCTCCTTCAAGTActgctgtttctccttctctgcctcatcCAGGTACCGCTGAGAGAGGGACAGCACCCACAAACTAGGGCCATCccagaggaaggcaggcagcCAGGGCCAGCACCCTGCCTCCCCCTGTACtgagccatctgtaactctggccttccctcccttcctcaaaCTCTTAGAGAACATCCCTCTTCTGGTCTAACTGATATACGGCATTTTTTCCTTGACTCTTTCTGCCCCCTGAACTTCCATGTCCAATAGGTGCTGGCTGGTGTGTGGCTTGTgttatatttctttaatatttgtaCGACTTGTATGGGTGTGTATttgtgcacacgcacatgcaaaCCCTTGTCCGCCATCACTCTCCACCtagttttctgaggcagggtctctcactgaacccgtGAGGCTGGCCTTGGTGGCCGGGAGCCCAGGgatccttcctgtctttctctctcatctcctcccgTGCCCACCTGCTTCTCTGACGGCTGCAGCTTGCTCCACTCGGCGCCCAGCATCTTGGTGATCTCCGGAAAGGGCAGGTCCGGGTGGCGAGTGCGAATTTGCTCCCGACGCTCGTTCAGAAAGCGAACATAGCCCGTGACAGGGGCCTTGGGCCCATTAGGGAgaatcttctttctcttcttgcctTTGGGCCAGCCTCTCTTCTTCACCGGCTGCAAGAGGGGGTTGTGTCCTTGGGAGGAGCCCTGGACCGTGTGGGCGTGGCCCTGGGCCGTGTGGGCGGGGTCTAGCTCAGGGACAGGGTCAAGAGTCAAAAGAAAGGGTCCTGGGCCAAGACTGAGCCTGCCAGGAGTGGCGCTGAAGCCACTGGCGGATGGGGCTTGGCCTCTCACTAACTAGGCAGTGGGAATATTCTACACGGTGTGGACCTGTCAGGGGTGTGACGCTAAGCCAGGGGCGGGGCTTTCAGGTGGTGActcacctcctcctcctgggACCCTTTCTCTCCCACACGGGGACCCTCGCTGCGCTCCTGTTTGACAGTCACTACGAAGGCCCCGTGCTGGCCCGGGGTCTTGCCTCCTGCAGGCCTTGGGGACATGGGAAAGCAGGGTCATTCCCCATGCCAGAAGCACTCGCTCATACCTCATCTCCACCTTGCGGTTGGAGATCACAGAAGTGTGTGGGAGCACACATGAGCCCGGAAAAAGGAGTGGGGACCCAAGGCCACAGTAGACCACTGTGAGAACAGTCCGAGGATTTCAAGCTGGgaactgggtgggggtggggccgtCCTGGAGTCTGGGAGCAGGACGAGGTAGGAGACCATAGGGTGCCCTAGCAATTCGGGGGGGGGCGGGTACAGACAGACCCTAGAGCCAGAAATCTCCAAATAGTGACGGGACACCGCAAGAGATCCCAGGAGTGGGAATAAGGTAGACGGGCTAGGGACAGGACCGCACCAAGGGTTCCCTAAACAGGGGTACCTAGGGTAACAACAGAGCATGCTCAAAGGGACAGGAGGGTGGGGACAGCCATGCCTGGGATACCCTGGGTTGGAGATTGGGCGTTTCTAGAGTTACATGGGAGTGGGGGTACGCACCGGGGATGGGGACGGGGCATGCCCAGGGGTACCcagggaggggagaggctgggggaggCGCACTCACGCGGCGGCCCCGCCTGGCTGTCGGGGGCCGTGGGACATGGCCTTTCTGGGCGGGACCTGGAACAGAGGCCGGCAGAGGTCAGGGATCCTGCCCGCCACCCCGATGGGAACCCCAGGCCAGTGCCCCGGACGCCCGGGTGGGGAAGGCGGATCCCGAGGCCGGGAGGTCCTCGGGCAGGCTGCCCCGAGATCCTTTGTTGCGAGATCGGGTCCGGAGGCCGCGCCCCGCGCCCCGCAGCCCCCGCCCCGCGCAGGCCCCGACTTCCCGGCTCTTTTCACCTCCGAAAAAACTTTCCCGGGACCTGGGATGCGGCGACGCTCCAACCAAGCGCCCGCGGCCGCCCCTCCCATATGCTAATGAGGGTAGAACTTGGGCTCCAATTGGCCAAGGACTCCACGAGGGGCGAGGTCATGCAGATCAGCTCGGCGCGCCCGGCGGTGATTGGCTAAAAAGCTGCGGAGCCTAGTGGGAGGCGCGTCGGGCAGGTTGCGGGCGGGTGCGTCAAGTTCGGCTGTGCTCGGACGCGCTCGGGACCAATCGGAGGCGATTGGCTACTCACTACGGGCAGAGCTTCTTAAAGGGCCAGCAGTCCCCATGCTGACCAGGGAGCTTAGATGCGGGAGTGATGGCCAGAGTCCTCGATAGAGGAGACACTATTAGTAGGCTTCCGAAAAAGGAGTTAAGTTCCAAAGAGGCAGCCCACTGCAGAAGGGCAAGGAGTACTTTTTCTTACcacattgggaaaaaaaaatgaggtggggAGATGGCACAGCGCTTGAAGGAGCTTGCCACCTAGTGGACAACATGAGTATGGAACTCACAAGGTGGAAAGTGGGAACAGGAGCGGtggcagataaataaataaaataataagggGAGAGATGGATCACTGCTTGTTAAGAGCAgcacggactgctcttccagaggacctgagttcagttcccggtaaccacatggcagctcacaactctctgtgactccagtttcaggggctcttGATATCCTCACGCTGACACACCCGCAGACAAAACACGAATgcatgctgggcattggtggcgcacacctttaatcccagcactccggaggcagaggcaggtggatctcagaggtcaaagccagcctggtctacagagcgagttccaggacagcgagagctacacagagaaacgttgtctcagaaaaaaaaataaaaaattaaaaagagagagagagagaaccaagtccctcaagttgtcctctgagctcctgTGACATATGCAACCCTGCCCcacacaataaaacaaatgagcaaTGCTTTATAAAAGGAGACTGGGAGCTGGTCGTGTATTCCTTGACCTTAGGAGGCTGATTTGCCTTCCCGTAGTGCTTTGATTTTACTCTCTGAACAAGCATACGTTGAACTACAGCAGGACTAACAGGCTGGGAGGCGATTCAACAGACACCTCAGAAACATGGCGTTTTGCAGTACAGTGGTGGACTGGTGAGCTGACTCAGCTGGCAAAGGGACCAGTGGAGGAGGAATCCAAGAATTTGAAGTTGATCGCCATTATTTGATTAGAAAAGACAGAGGACATTATACACCTTGGTTGCCAAATGTGATTTTCACTCTAGTGTTCTATAATTTCCACAGTCAAAGACAAAGTGAAGAAGAGGATTGGAGAGTTGCCTCTGTCGCTCAGAGTGCcagtttctcttgcagaggaacagggtttgattcccagcaccactaGTCTGCTAAAAAGcgatctgtaactccaatcccagggtaTCTCTCTTTTGACCTTCCTGGACATGAGgcctggtacacagacatacatatgggaaaaatactcataaacacaaaataataaggcaatcttaaaaaaaaaaagaaagaaagaagccgggcattggtggctcatgcctaaatcccagcactcgggaggcagaggcaggcggatctctgtgagttcaagaccagcctggtctacaagatcgagttccaggacaggctccaaagccacagagaaacccttgggGGGGGTGAGCATAGATCATATACTGCTTTTCCAGTTTGATACCTGGTATCCATACTGAAGGTTAGGGCCGTGGTCAGAGTGGAGCCCTGTCCAGAAGCACCCAGTGATGAGCTGGTGTGTGGTTAGGGTGTTTCCATCCTGCGCTGGGTCTTGAGCGCCATCCTCCCATACTGCAGTAAACTGAACCACAAACCCTGTAATGATGTAACATTAGACTAATCACAATGCTGATGACTCATTAGACACACGGTGATTATGGCATGTTTCTATGGGACCACACAGACTCGCACAGATACTGGCATGTTGTTTATACTTCTGCCTCAATGGCAGGTGCGAGTGACTACCCCAAACTCACAGGCTGGAGAATTCTGAGTCATGTGGTTGTCATCCTGTGTCCTGTCCCATCCCTGTCCGTccctcctccaccctccaccaCCCCAGCCCCACCGCCCAGGAACGGGAAGCTGTGCAGACTGCACTCCGTAAGATGAGGTTGGGCTTGATCAAATTTGGGCTTCCTGCGACAGCAGTGAAGTGCATCGCTTGGAGACACTGGCAGACAGCCAGTGTGAGGTCAGAACACAGGGCAGAGACAGGCTTCTACCAGCCAGGGGTCACCTGGGCTCAGAATCAGGAGAGGAGGAGCCAGCCTGGCCATCATCACCCAGCATGGAGCATTCAGCCTTCAGAGCTGGTGTGAGCTTGGTTTCCCGTGGTTGCTCCTatcttcaaccccagcactctggagggagcgggaatctctgtgagttcctgtccaGCCTGTGACAATAGTGAGACCTTTcaaacatataatttaaaaaataaataaaagataactcAGGTGCCAGTCTATGGTGTTTCTAAGCCACCTGTGAAGCAGAAGGCATGCACTGTGGATGTGGGAAGCTGTTCCTGAAGGGGGTGTACTTTAGGGAGAAGTAGTTGTGCAGATCAGGTTGTCCATATAGAACGTGCTGCCCTGCTTCCTTGATGCTCATATGTGTCCGCATGTCTGttctaaattttctatttttgtttttgctgggattggaacccaggaccttgctgAGACTAGGTAGGCTTTCTATCCATAAGCCactcccccagcccctcactgggggattcttgGGGGTCTGAGCCATACCCAGACCTCAGatgtctcttttttgtttgtttttcgagacagggtttctctctgtagctttggaggctgtcctggaactcactctgtagaccagggtggtcttgaactcacagaggtcctcctgcctctgcctcccgagggctgggattaaacacgtgtgccaccaatacccggcgagacctctctttttttttttttttttgttgcttttaaatttaaaccccctttttttagacaggacctcactgtgtagacctggttgttctggaactcattgagatccacctgcctctatgggatgctggaattaatggtgtgctccacaagccaggcagtggtgtcgctcgcctttaatcccagcactggggaggcagaggcaggtggatctctgtgagtttgagaccaccctggtctacaagagtgagttccaggataggctccaaagatacacagataaaccctgtctcgaaaaacaaacaaacaaacaaacaaaaagaggtctGAGGTCTGGGTATGGCTCAGACCTcccaagaaatcctgtctcgaaaaacctaaataaataaataaatagtgtacTCACTAGACCCTGCCCCAGctcttttttctaaaattttgattcagggggctggagagatggctcagaggttaagagcgccgactgctcttccagaggtcctgagtttaattcccagcaaccacatggtggctcacaaccatctgtaataatgagatctggtgccctcttctggtgtgcagatatacatggaagcagaatgttatatacataataaattaatttaaaaatttttttgattCAGGGTCTCCCTAAATTACCCAGAGTAGTGGGAATCTAGTAGACATTGTATCTAAGGTAAGCATTAGAATGTTACAGTTGTTTTTCACTGCATAGGGTAACTATTGAATGTATCAGTGCTTGTTGAAGGTACATAGACTTTGAAGAAATTAGATAACTGTGATTGTTTtctatgatttatttgtttgttgtttttgtttgtttttcgagataggatttttctgtgttgctttggaacctgtcgtggaactcaccctatagaccaggctggcctggaactcagagatccacctgtctctgcctcctgagtgctgggattaaaggagtgcaccactaccacctggcgtTTTCTGTGATTTATAGAGTTGTTTTTTGAGGAGATTTTCCATCTGTTGCATGACTGTGGTCACATGACTATCCAGACACTCTTGGAGGTCTTGAATTATTGGGTACTGCACACAGTACATAATAACAACTAAAGCTTGTGGAGTCATGATGGTTTCGTTCAGAGAACATATAGATCAAAGGGGCCTTGGTATTAGGGACTTGTGCCCCAAACCTTGTGCATAACCAATAAATGTTTCTGAAAAGAGGTTTGAGGTTCAGTTCACAGAAACTGTTCCTCCCTGATGACAGAGAGTCTAAAAGTACATTCTGGAGTGATCATCTTTGTTTGACCAACCCATGTAACACAGAGCCCCTGACAGCCCCCTCCCAGTCTGGAGACAGAGCTCAGCAGTGGAACATTCTCTTTGCAAGCTGAGGCCCTGGGCCCCAGCCCTACTAGTTTATCACACCAAACAAACAATGGTTTCTTAAAACTTGAAAGAGGTCTACAccaatcacagcacttgggaaatagaggcagcagatctctgagtttgagtccagcctggactacagagtgagttccaggacagccagggctacatagggaaaccctgtctccaaccaaacacacacacacacacacacacacacacacacacacacacacacgaccaaaCCCCCACGAGGCTGCTCTCTTCCTTGTTGAACatggaaggaaactgaggcctgttGGCCCTGACACCTCCTCACCTTCCCCTCCAGCCACCCTCAGACCTCAGAACCTTACTAACAGACTTGGAAATCCCCCCTCCCTGCTGGTCAGCAGATCTGGCGCCCCTGCATCAAAGCCGCCCCCCCACGCCTCAAGGCTGGACTCCAGCCACTAGGATATCTGATGCCCAGTGGATGGATGGAAGCGTGGGCTTGGTGTCCAGGGCTGCCAGACGCTGGAGGGACATCAAAGGCTGTCAGGGACTGTTTGGAGTCCCAGCCCATGCTCCCCACCCTAAGGGTCCATGAGTCCTTCCTGTTAACTGGTCTTTTTTGACCTTTGCCTGATTCCAAAGCCTTTTCATTCATGAAGAATTTAGACAGAGCCCATCCCCCTCTGTCAGGCTCTTTATCTGGCATTGTCTTCCCTGGATGGAGAGAGCCCACATCCTGGGGGTAGTCCAGCTTTGATTGTGTCTGACCCGGAAGGCCCTTCTCTCAAACCTGCCGCGGCACTCCAATGTCCTCTGCCACACTCAGCTCCCAGCCTGTCCATGGACCAGCTTCCTGATGACTTCTCCAACCAGGGAGGCTTGGGAAGGAGGTGGGATAGAGAGTTGATGCAGGGAGATCTGAGCTGAATTCAAAATGCCAAAGAAACCCAGAGACACCCCATTGCTGCTGAGTCAGCTCCAGGAGGCTGCTGGGGCTGAGTGCATTGGCCCAGGCTTGTTGCCCCAGCACttgatggagaggcaggagtgTGTCTTGGGTATGAAGGGAGTTACAGGCCACCCGGAGGCTAGGGCCATAGCTCAGTAGCTAGAGAGTTGTCCCAGCTTAAGCCTTGGGTTCTGTCTCCAGCAACTAAATAAACGGGACGTGTTGGCTAAGGGTTCATcgccttcttcccagtgttcggGAGGTCAGAagttcctgggctacagagggagtttgAGGTCCACGTGGGTTACTGCAGGGGACCTTGTCAGCAAATAGAGGCCTCTAGGGTGTCCGAGGACTTGGTTAATGAAAAGGACAGGAGTAGAAATTAAACCCCAGGTATCAGTAGTTAAACAGTCACTCAGAGTGGTCACCCTGTTGTCTGtgcccaggttcctgccctccaGCCAATGACCTGGCCGAGCCTCAGTTGCCATATTTGTGAAGTGCTGAGAATTCCATGCCAGCCTGAGGCGGACATTCTCTGTGAGAGACTGACCCATGGAGTGAAAAAAGTCACCCCTATTGCTAGTGCCCTATCTTTCCTTATCTCTCCCTATCTTTTAATTCCCTCAGGCCAAGAGCTACAGAGCTGCCTGTTATCTGCTGTCCAACCCAGGCCAGGTCACCTCCCAAGAGGAGCCTGAAACagcccctcctgcctccacctctctagAACTGGAATGGAaggctttatatatttatttatttgagacaggttttctctgtgtagccctcagtgtcttggaactcactctctaaaccaggctggcctcaaattcagaggtctgactgcctctgcctcccaagttctgggattaaaatagTGGCCTTGATGCCTTGGTCACTTTTGACATATGTTGTTGGGAGCACAGAGACTCTTAGGCAAAGGAGGGAACAGTCTCATTTGGGACTTAGGGGTTCAGAACCAGGGTGATATCCCTGGGGGAAGGCTCTGTGTGGTAATGGAGACACATCATCCCAGCACAGGAGCTGAGGTCCAGGTCAGACTGCGCTATGGTGTGAGACccttcacttaaaaataaaactcgggaggcagaagcagaggcaggcggatctctgtgaattcgagaccagcctggtctacaagagcaagttccaggactgcctccaaagccgcagagaaagcctgtctcgaaagaaccaaaacaaacaaacaaaaatcaataagtaagtaagtaaataaataaataaaaatactgggGCTGTAGTTCAGTGGGTAGAATAGGAAGTCTGGTTTCCAGCCTGAGGAGAGAGCACAAGCTCTGAGGTCAAATTAGCCTCAGTAACATAGCTgagcttcaggacagcctggggaagagaataaaaggaataaaatgtgATGAGGAGGCTGTGGAAGACACTTGTCCCACTGACCGGTGGCATGGCCTGAAGGGTGTGGGGTGTGCAGCACCTGCCTCTGAGTCAACACAGAGGCCTggcttcccttttctttgtgCTTCTCAGAATCACCCAGTAAGTAGGAGTGAAACCCCGGAGCCTGCCACGTGGGGTGCCTGGCACCAGCAGCCCTCATAAAAGCCTAGCCGGTGTTACAATGTTCCGCCCGACTATTATCTAATTCGTACTAATTAATTAGTACGAATATGTCTCCCAGGCGcctcactgtgtatctctggaGGTTTATGGGATCACCCAGTTGTGTTCTCATTCCAGCCCTTTCAGCAGGGAGCCGCAGCTGCAAACTGGCTGGGGTCCAAGGCGTGGGTGGGTGGCGGACAACAGGGCTCACGCTCTGTTCCCGAAGCCAGGCCTGAAATCCCATCAGTTCATGAGGCTGAGGTTGCAGAGGGacttcagggctagcctgggcaactaatggggccctgtctcaaaacagaaagataGAAAAGGCCCAGCTTGTGGGCACAATCCCCACGACCAGGAAGGGAGACATgaggaccaggagttcagggtcatcctcagcttcacaatgagtttgaggctagcctgggctacaagagaccctgtctcaaaacagaaagctTTCAGTTTGAAAGGATAAATTTggttactcccagcactcgggaggtggaggccagaggatacggagttcaaggttatcttctaTTACACAGGgatgtcaaggccagcctggcctacaagagacCCTGcgttagaaaaagaaacaagcaaaaaaaaatttagtCAAAGACATAAAAACACgaggaaaataagagaaacaaactTCGATGATGAAGGCTGGACTCGCACAGCGCGTGCGGCGTTAGGGCCGCGCGAGTGCGGCCCCGAGGCCACGCCCCCGCTCGCTGATTAGGCAGCCTGCTGAGGCGCGCATCTCTGATTGGCCAGCGTGGCCGTCGCTCCGCGGCTCCGCCCCTGGGGGCGGCTCCAGGGAGTGGCGGCCGCCGCGGCGCGACGCGGCCGGCTGCGGAGCCGTGGGCCTGCGCTGCGGTTGCGATGTCGCCCCCGCCGGGCGGCGCGGGTCCCGGTCCGCCGCGGACGCTGTCCCCCGCCGCGCGGCTGAGCTTCGCGGTCGGCCACTTCCTCAACGACCTGTGCGCGGGCA is part of the Cricetulus griseus strain 17A/GY chromosome 5, alternate assembly CriGri-PICRH-1.0, whole genome shotgun sequence genome and encodes:
- the Hmg20b gene encoding SWI/SNF-related matrix-associated actin-dependent regulator of chromatin subfamily E member 1-related isoform X10, with protein sequence MTSPLVESLANWSPSSTLISIWEGRPRALGWSVAASQVPGKFFRRSRPERPCPTAPDSQAGPPRECASPSLSPPWVPLGMPRPHPRPAGGKTPGQHGAFVVTVKQERSEGPRVGEKGSQEEEPVKKRGWPKGKKRKKILPNGPKAPVTGYVRFLNERREQIRTRHPDLPFPEITKMLGAEWSKLQPSEKQRYLDEAEKEKQQYLKELWAYQQSEAYKVCTEKIQENKIKKEDSGSGLMNTLLNGHKGVDCDGFSTFDVPIFTEEFLDQNKGTGETPTLGTLDFYMARLHGAIERDPAQHERLIARVKEILARVASEHL